One genomic region from Bacteroidota bacterium encodes:
- a CDS encoding GIY-YIG nuclease family protein, which yields MTYYCYIIYSRHLDRFYVGHTEDLTIRVDQHKSGASKYTSKATDWELVYK from the coding sequence ATGACCTATTATTGCTATATCATTTATTCTCGTCACCTTGACCGGTTCTACGTTGGCCATACGGAAGATCTCACAATTCGTGTTGATCAGCACAAATCAGGAGCATCCAAATATACCAGCAAGGCCACCGATTGGGAGTTGGTCTATAAA